In Oryza sativa Japonica Group chromosome 8, ASM3414082v1, the sequence gcctcatccatccatccccacCTGAGCTCCCACCGGAGAAAACCACAAAACCACCCACCCAAAAAAACCAACCCCCTCCGCGATCCCCATTTCAAAAtaaccccgccgcctccgccgccgccgccgacgaggaggggTCACCGATGTTGTCCGACCAGGAGCTGGCCCGGTACGTGGAGTCGTTCGTGCGCCAGGCGGCGGCCGTCCcgggcgccgtggcggcggcggggggcatATCGGCGGAGTCCGTGGCGCGCCAGCTCGGCCCCCAGCTCGGCCTCGACCTCACCCCCAAGGCCCCCCTCATCCGCGACATCCTCCTCGCCCTCTTCTCCCCCCCGCCGCAGGGGGCCCCCTTcacctcctccgctccctccccctccgcctccgcctccgcctccgcctccgccgccgctgctggccACTTCTTctcccagcagcagcagcagcagcagctgcagacGTTCCTGACGGCGTCGCAGCAGTACCagcaccgcggcggcgcgggggccgcggcggcgccaccgtcggcgtacggcgtcgcggcggcggcggcggggtacaGGTACGGGCAGCCGTTCCCGCAGGACGAAGGGGCGCATCTGCAGAGGCTCGTCCAGATGCATcatcaccagcagcagcagcagcagcagcagcagcagcagatggcggcggcggcggcgggggtggccgCTGCGCCGCCCACGGCTGTGGAGAGCCCGCGCCCCGCGGCGGCATCGAAGAAAGAGAGGTGGTGCCTCCCACGCTTTGTTTTTCCTCTTCGATTTCCCATACCTTCGCTTCGAGTTAGGGCTTGGATTAGATGTTCTTTTAGGTTCTCGCTCCgatttttcagatttggttgGCGCATTGAGGTTAGGTCAAGACTAAAAACGCtactactagttttttttttctctttaacgCTCACAAAGTTCTTGATGAGTTTAATCTTTATTACTACTGTGGATCGAGATATTTATCACGATGATTTAGTGGGGGTGGGGTAATCTGGAAGGAACTGGTTTCCGAGCGATTCAATTGGTTTGCCTGCTTGTACTACATCTTTAATGTCCACGGACGCTTGTGGAATCACTTCTAGTGTACTTGAGAAAATCTTTGAATACTGCCGTAGGGATGTCAACCATACCAGCATAATTAATGCCTCTGAACTTGTTGGGGGGCAATAATGGATCCCGTCATTCTCCTCAAAATGATTGCCATGCAAGCAACCTCCTTTGGCCTAGAAACTAAGAATCGTAACGATAAAGTTCATTGTGCTAAACAAATGGATTTTCCATATTATTTCATCTGGAAACTGGAATTTAACCTCCAGATCATATttatcatgtttgtttactCCACTTGATTAACTTCCAAATCATATTATTTGTGTTTACTTCATTTAGATTGACTTTCAAAAAAGGAACTTCTCTTAGATTTGCTATTTGGCATGTGCTTGTTCAGACATAATGTCCAAGAAGCATCAGTGTGTCTTTATGGAAGAATGTTCCTGATATGAAATCCGGTGTACAGACTATGAGAGAGATAAATGTGCCCTTATCTTGCTAAATGCTAGCATATTTTACTGCTCGGTCTATTCattgaaccttttttttttccttggtcGTGTTTACGAACCAGTGCAAGTACTGGAGTAAAGAGAAGAGGTGGTCCAGGTGGGCTAAACAAAGTCTGTGGTGTTTCTCCTGAGCTGCAAGCTATTGTTGGTGAACCAACCATGGCTAGAACTGAGGTTTGTTCTGCTGGCTCACCTCTCTAGTGAATTATCTTGTATT encodes:
- the LOC4345963 gene encoding uncharacterized protein isoform X2 — translated: MLSDQELARYVESFVRQAAAVPGAVAAAGGISAESVARQLGPQLGLDLTPKAPLIRDILLALFSPPPQGAPFTSSAPSPSASASASASAAAAGHFFSQQQQQQQLQTFLTASQQYQHRGGAGAAAAPPSAYGVAAAAAGYRYGQPFPQDEGAHLQRLVQMHHHQQQQQQQQQQQMAAAAAGVAAAPPTAVESPRPAAASKKESASTGVKRRGGPGGLNKVCGVSPELQAIVGEPTMARTEIVKQLWAYIRRNNLQDPNNKRKIICNDELRLVFETDSTDMFKMNKLLAKHIRPLEAKNSNRDSKKLKPVDSEPISPAETDVNQLPIILSDALASFFGTGEKEMPSSEAVKRVWDHIKSNNLEDPANPTMILCDSKLKQLFGCESLTAVSVSELLSQHLFKQPNKL
- the LOC4345963 gene encoding uncharacterized protein isoform X1, yielding MLSDQELARYVESFVRQAAAVPGAVAAAGGISAESVARQLGPQLGLDLTPKAPLIRDILLALFSPPPQGAPFTSSAPSPSASASASASAAAAGHFFSQQQQQQQLQTFLTASQQYQHRGGAGAAAAPPSAYGVAAAAAGYRYGQPFPQDEGAHLQRLVQMHHHQQQQQQQQQQQMAAAAAGVAAAPPTAVESPRPAAASKKESASTGVKRRGGPGGLNKVCGVSPELQAIVGEPTMARTEIVKQLWAYIRRNNLQDPNNKRKIICNDELRLVFETDSTDMFKMNKLLAKHIRPLEAKKDSNRDSKKLKPVDSEPISPAETDVNQLPIILSDALASFFGTGEKEMPSSEAVKRVWDHIKSNNLEDPANPTMILCDSKLKQLFGCESLTAVSVSELLSQHLFKQPNKL